One window of the Dreissena polymorpha isolate Duluth1 chromosome 5, UMN_Dpol_1.0, whole genome shotgun sequence genome contains the following:
- the LOC127832032 gene encoding CUB and sushi domain-containing protein 3-like — protein sequence MGFANRTCGNDGNWIGVPPSCKILDCGNVPTVQFGTLSYSPNTEYGSSVIYSCDSASGYGLDGVTSRVCEATGKWSATQPSCKLLDCGAPKPLQNGRYTHGNTVVNHTVTYSCNTGYGLVGDPTVECQTTGYWGTLPTCSLDCANAPTVSHATVVVPSGTLVGAHATYTCNSGYVLSGSAAIQCQIDGEWSKLPICYIVTIAYNQPCMSTSQCSTDQSTCRSDSGQNKCLCAASGEMYDVQTDTCLKVCGALPDIMYGTVVNPTIPSAGQIAVYSCNAGYALDGTSIRTCQSNGQWSSSEPECTFGCPYPESPLNGYANVSDGIVAGNRLQYWCMTGYTLVGEEFRICEDDSTWSGVEPKCAIECEELPPIENGYIDKSAGSWEGATVIYVCNNDYALVGDSTRSCEYTGKWSGLAPTCLFAIFPDIVLVLGSMFLFIVLVDIFVLVFFLYYKYHKKKEEIKFEDLEKKEDEEKDDEDEKSFDDTMVKPPGFSIYSKKPNAPQAFDEDEAPHPPPKPAIKSKILSMSTLRKSGSALRSVFNRVRKYKPEVEEPSKDDRSFTGKQAGFVSPALGNLSGDRFRGTPGLFRADEARDNGYQTEYSDEHNVSFDSSIEDLNA from the exons ATGGGATTTGCCAATCGCACGTGCGGTAACGATGGTAACTGGATTGGTGTCCCTCCCTCCTGCAAAATACTCG ACTGCGGCAATGTACCGACGGTTCAGTTCGGCACGTTGTCCTACTCGCCTAACACCGAGTACGGCTCCTCCGTGATCTACTCTTGCGACTCGGCCAGCGGGTACGGTCTGGATGGCGTGACCTCTCGCGTATGTGAGGCAACTGGAAAGTGGAGCGCGACTCAGCCTTCCTGTAAATTATTGG acTGTGGGGCACCAAAGCCTCTTCAGAACGGGCGCTACACGCATGGCAACACGGTGGTAAACCATACTGTCACTTATTCCTGCAACACTGGGTACGGACTTGTCGGTGACCCTACGGTGGAGTGTCAAACGACCGGATACTGGGGCACGTTGCCTACTTGTAGTTTAG ACTGTGCCAACGCGCCGACGGTGTCACACGCCACAGTTGTCGTTCCGTCGGGAACACTTGTTGGCGCCCACGCCACTTACACTTGTAACAGCGGGTACGTGCTGAGCGGAAGTGCTGCTATCCAGTGTCAGATCGACGGCGAATGGTCCAAGTTACCCATCTGCTATATAG TAACCATCGCGTACAATCAGCCCTGCATGTCGACCTCCCAGTGCTCAACTGACCAGTCCACCTGCCGATCGGACAGTGGTCAAAACAAGTGTCTGTGTGCTGCCAGCGGGGAAATGTACGATGTGCAAACAGACACTTGTCTCAAAG TGTGCGGCGCCCTCCCGGATATTATGTACGGTACCGTGGTCAACCCGACCATCCCCTCGGCCGGCCAGATCGCCGTGTACTCGTGCAACGCCGGATATGCGCTGGACGGCACTTCGATCCGCACGTGCCAATCGAACGGGCAGTGGAGCAGCTCGGAACCAGAGTGCACATTTG GCTGTCCGTACCCGGAGAGTCCACTTAACGGGTACGCCAACGTCTCGGACGGAATTGTGGCGGGAAACAGGTTGCAGTACTGGTGCATGACGGGATACACGCTGGTTGGCGAGGAGTTCCGAATTTGCGAGGATGACTCCACGTGGAGCGGCGTGGAACCAAAATGCGCTATTG AATGCGAAGAGTTGCCGCCAATCGAGAACGGCTACATCGACAAGTCTGCCGGAAGTTGGGAGGGTGCCACGGTGATCTACGTGTGCAACAACGACTACGCGTTGGTCGGCGACTCCACGCGCTCTTGTGAATACACGGGGAAATGGAGCGGTCTGGCACCCACGTGCCTTTTTG CGATATTCCCCGACATCGTTCTGGTACTCGGCAGCATGTTTTTATTCATCGTCCTCGTTGACATATTCGTCCTCGTCTTCTTCCTGTACTATAAATACCACAAGAAAAAGGAG GAAATCAAGTTTGAAGATCTGGAAAAGAAAGAAGACGAGGAAAAAGATGACGAGGATGAAAAAAGTTTTGATGACACAATGGTTAAACCGCCGGGATTTTCG ATATACAGTAAGAAGCCCAACGCTCCCCAGGCATTCGATGAGGATGAAGCTCCCCATCCGCCACCCAAACCCGCGATTAAGTCGAAGATCCTGTCGATGTCCACATTGAGGAAGTCCGGGTCGGCGCTGAGAAGCGTCTTCAATAGGGTCCGGAAATATAAACCGGAAGTAGAGGAGCCCAGTAAAGATGACCGCTCGTTCACTGGAAAACAGGCGGGCTTCGTGTCGCCCGCGCTTGGGAACTTATCGGGGGACCGTTTCAGGGGAACGCCCGGTCTATTTCGG GCTGACGAAGCCAGGGACAACGGGTACCAGACCGAATATAGCGACGAGCACAACGTTTCCTTCGACTCATCAATAGAAGACCTTAATGCTTAA
- the LOC127831614 gene encoding fibropellin-3-like, translating into MHVVLSGVDECNSNACTNNATCSDVHNGYTCQCQDGFTGAFCQTDINECSSLPCQNNGTCNDLVNSFSCNCAPGFTGTTCAADINECLTKQCQNGATCVDLVNAYVCQCVAGYTGTNCETDINECSPNPCQNGATCAHSINNYTCTCVAGYTGRNCQIDIDECSPSPCLNGGLCSNEINKYTCNCTSGYTGVNCRPAVLGDDCSVRPAVCSNILNSQCTGGTCQCLAGYEKTGEATCSKKDCPDLTAPINGAVQFIPSKDYLSKAEYSCSVGYTLTGISTRTCTATGAWDGSSPTCVIKDCKAITAPSSGTIDQGTGTTYGSSSYFTCNTGYTLIGALSTTCTSAGNWDNPKPVCEIKDCGTLSEPMNGDVDLSQGTKYGAKASFTCKTGHTLVGLPSPTCTSAGIWSSAAPVCQINGGKCPAYKPVRT; encoded by the exons ATGCATGTTGTATTATCAGGTGTTGACGAATGTAACAGCAATGCCTGCACAAACAATGCAACCTGCTCTGACGTACATAATGGATACACGTGCCAGTGTCAGGATGGATTCACTGGAGCGTTTTGTCAAACAG ATATTAACGAGTGCTCCAGTCTGCCGTGTCAAAACAATGGGACATGTAACGACTTGGTCAACTCGTTCTCGTGCAACTGTGCCCCAGGCTTTACCGGCACAACCTGCGCAGCAG ACATCAACGAGTGTTTGACGAAACAGTGCCAGAATGGAGCCACTTGTGTGGACCTGGTGAATGCCTACGTGTGTCAGTGCGTGGCTGGGTACACGGGAACCAACTGTGAGACGG aCATCAATGAATGTTCTCCCAACCCGTGTCAGAACGGAGCCACGTGCGCGCATAGTATCAACAACTACACGTGCACGTGTGTAGCAGGCTACACCGGGAGAAACTGCCAAATAG ACATCGATGAGTGTTCACCCAGCCCATGTCTCAATGGCGGCCTCTGCTCAAATGAGATCAACAAGTACACGTGCAACTGCACTTCCGGGTACACTGGTGTCAACTGCAGGCCAG CTGTGCTGGGCGATGACTGCAGCGTCCGACCGGCAGTGTGCTCTAACATCCTGAACTCGCAGTGCACGGGAGGCACGTGTCAGTGTTTGGCGGGATACGAGAAGACAGGCGAGGCAACTTGCAGCAAGAAAG ATTGTCCGGATTTGACGGCCCCTATCAACGGAGCAGTGCAGTTCATCCCGAGCAAGGACTATCTAAGCAAGGCTGAGTACTCGTGCAGTGTGGGCTACACCCTAACGGGTATTTCAACAAGAACGTGTACGGCAACCGGAGCGTGGGATGGGTCAAGTCCAACGTGTGTTATTAAAG ATTGTAAGGCTATCACGGCCCCATCCAGCGGTACAATCGACCAGGGGACCGGAACCACGTATGGAAGCTCGAGCTATTTCACGTGCAACACCGGATATACGCTCATAGGAGCCCTCTCAACCACGTGCACGAGCGCAGGAAACTGGGATAACCCGAAACCTGTGTGCGAAATCAAAG ACTGCGGTACGTTGTCGGAACCAATGAACGGAGATGTAGATCTCTCGCAGGGGACCAAGTACGGGGCCAAGGCATCCTTCACGTGTAAGACCGGCCACACGCTCGTGGGGCTGCCTTCACCGACATGCACTTCAGCTGGAATATGGAGCTCAGCAGCGCCTGTGTGTCAAATAAACG gcggaaagtgtccagCCTATAAGCCAGTTCGGACGTAA